A genomic stretch from Arachis stenosperma cultivar V10309 chromosome 3, arast.V10309.gnm1.PFL2, whole genome shotgun sequence includes:
- the LOC130966779 gene encoding uncharacterized protein LOC130966779: MAIEEKDQGKLKENEEESQASKKGKQIMKDHPQEQKKMEKLYTSSLPYPQRFNRELKDQHFPKFLEVFKKLEINIPLAEALEQMPLYAKFLKELINKKKSWNEKETVILTQECSAVIQKGLPPKLKDPGSFFLPSTIGNIFIEKALCDLGSSINLMPLSMMRKLSIEEVKTIRMTLQLADRSMVIPNGVVENLT; this comes from the coding sequence ATGGCAATTGAAGAGAAAGATCAGGGGAAGCTCAAGGAGAACGAGGAAGAGTCGCAAGCCTCAAAGAAAGGAAAACAAATCATGAAAGATCATCCACAAGAACAGAAGAAGATGGAAAAGCTATACACTTCTTCCCTTCCATATCCTCAAAGGTTCAATAGAGAGCTTAAAGACCAACATTTCCCCAAGTTCCTAGAAgttttcaagaagctggaaatcaatatTCCACTTGCTGAAGCATTGGAGCAGATGCCTCTGTATGCAAAATTTCTCAAGGAGCTTATTAACAAGAAGAAGAGCTGGAATGAAAAAGAGACAGTGATCTTGACACAAGAGTGCAGTGCTGTCATCCAAAAAGGCCTcccaccaaaactcaaagaccctggAAGTTTCTTTCTACCTAGCACCATTGGCAATATATTCATTGAGAAGGcattgtgtgatttaggatcAAGTATCAATCTGATGCCCTTATCTATGATGAGAAAATTGTCCATAGAAGAAGTGAAAACTATAAGGATGACCTtgcaacttgctgacagatcaaTGGTAATCCCTAATGGAGTGGTTGAGAACCTCACATGA